A genome region from Chengkuizengella sp. SCS-71B includes the following:
- the hslV gene encoding ATP-dependent protease subunit HslV, which yields MNQGFHATTICAVRHNGKGAIAGDGQVTFANSMVMKHQAKKVRRLYKGKVVAGFAGSVADAITLFEKFEGKLEEHQGNLQRSAVELAKEWRSDKVLRKLEAMMLVMDEHSLLLISGNGEIIEPDDDILAIGSGGSFALAAGRAMKRHADQMDAKQIAVASLELAAEICVYTNNNIIVEEIG from the coding sequence ATGAATCAAGGATTTCATGCTACGACAATTTGTGCCGTGCGCCACAATGGTAAAGGTGCAATTGCTGGCGACGGTCAAGTTACATTTGCAAATAGTATGGTGATGAAACATCAAGCAAAGAAAGTTCGGAGATTATATAAAGGTAAGGTAGTTGCAGGTTTTGCAGGTTCCGTTGCTGATGCTATTACACTATTTGAGAAATTTGAAGGGAAATTAGAAGAACATCAAGGCAATTTGCAACGATCTGCAGTAGAGCTTGCAAAAGAATGGCGCTCAGATAAAGTACTCCGAAAATTAGAAGCAATGATGCTTGTAATGGATGAACATTCCTTATTGTTAATTTCAGGGAATGGAGAAATCATAGAACCTGATGATGATATATTGGCCATTGGTTCCGGAGGTAGTTTTGCCTTAGCTGCTGGAAGGGCTATGAAACGACATGCAGATCAGATGGATGCAAAGCAAATAGCTGTAGCTTCTTTAGAGTTAGCAGCGGAGATTTGTGTATATACTAATAATAATATTATTGTAGAAGAGATTGGATAG
- the trmFO gene encoding FADH(2)-oxidizing methylenetetrahydrofolate--tRNA-(uracil(54)-C(5))-methyltransferase TrmFO, with amino-acid sequence MSDKQQHVNVIGAGLAGSEAAWQIASQGVPVTLYEMRPVRQTPAHHTDKFAELVCSNSLRANNLTNAVGILKEEMRNFNSIIINSADQNQVPAGGALAVDRDDFGEAITSTLRNHPLIEVKNEEVTEILEGITVVASGPLTSPELSDKIKEMLGQEYFYFYDAAAPIIEKDSIDMNKVFFASRYDKGEAAYLNCPMNEEQFTRFHEELITAEKAPVKDFEKDMFFEGCMPIEVMAGRGEKTILFGPMKPVGLTDPNTGEQPYGVVQLRQDNTAGTLYNMVGFQTHLKWGEQKRVFSMIPGLENAEIVRYGVMHRNTFINSPQLLKPTYQYKDNENLFFAGQMTGVEGYVESAAAGLIAGINAAKVAKNEETLVFPRETALGSLANYITTADFKHFQPMNMNFGLFPPLEKRIRNKKMKNEMIANRAIDEIKKFKNQIGTNL; translated from the coding sequence TTGTCAGATAAACAACAACATGTGAACGTAATCGGAGCAGGGCTTGCGGGAAGTGAAGCGGCATGGCAGATAGCAAGTCAAGGAGTTCCTGTTACTTTGTATGAAATGCGTCCTGTGCGTCAGACTCCTGCTCACCATACAGATAAATTTGCTGAACTTGTTTGCAGTAATTCATTAAGAGCAAATAACCTAACAAATGCTGTAGGAATATTAAAGGAAGAAATGAGGAACTTTAATTCCATTATTATCAATAGTGCAGATCAAAATCAAGTACCTGCTGGTGGAGCTCTTGCTGTTGATCGAGATGATTTTGGGGAAGCAATTACGAGCACATTACGTAATCATCCTCTCATTGAAGTGAAAAATGAAGAAGTAACAGAAATACTAGAAGGAATAACGGTTGTTGCGTCAGGTCCGCTTACATCACCAGAGCTCTCTGATAAAATTAAAGAGATGTTAGGTCAGGAGTACTTTTATTTTTATGATGCAGCAGCTCCTATAATTGAAAAAGATTCAATTGATATGAACAAGGTTTTTTTTGCATCACGTTACGATAAGGGCGAGGCAGCATATCTTAATTGTCCCATGAATGAAGAACAGTTTACACGCTTTCATGAGGAACTTATTACAGCAGAAAAAGCACCGGTGAAAGATTTTGAAAAAGATATGTTCTTTGAAGGGTGTATGCCTATAGAAGTAATGGCAGGCAGAGGTGAGAAAACGATACTTTTTGGCCCTATGAAACCAGTTGGATTAACTGATCCAAACACTGGGGAACAACCTTATGGAGTAGTTCAGTTGCGACAAGATAATACGGCAGGGACACTTTATAACATGGTTGGTTTTCAAACCCATTTAAAGTGGGGGGAGCAAAAAAGGGTGTTTTCAATGATACCAGGACTTGAGAATGCTGAGATCGTTCGTTATGGAGTAATGCATCGTAATACGTTTATTAATTCTCCCCAACTGTTAAAACCGACATATCAATATAAAGATAATGAGAATCTGTTCTTTGCAGGTCAAATGACTGGGGTTGAAGGTTATGTTGAATCTGCAGCTGCTGGATTGATTGCAGGCATTAATGCTGCAAAAGTAGCTAAAAATGAGGAAACTTTAGTATTTCCAAGAGAAACTGCTTTGGGTAGTTTAGCAAATTATATTACAACAGCAGATTTTAAGCACTTTCAACCAATGAATATGAATTTTGGTTTATTTCCACCATTAGAAAAAAGAATTAGAAATAAAAAGATGAAAAATGAGATGATTGCAAATCGTGCGATTGATGAAATTAAAAAATTTAAAAATCAAATCGGAACAAACTTGTAA